In one window of Meleagris gallopavo isolate NT-WF06-2002-E0010 breed Aviagen turkey brand Nicholas breeding stock chromosome 4, Turkey_5.1, whole genome shotgun sequence DNA:
- the GLRB gene encoding glycine receptor subunit beta isoform X2, whose protein sequence is MKLLCFQQSAEDLARVPANSTSNILNRLLLSYDPRIRPNFKGIPVDVAVNIFINSFGSIQETTMDYRVNIFLRQKWNDPRLKLPNDWRGSDTLTVDPTMFKCLWKPDLFFANEKNANFHDVTQENILLFIFRDGDVLVSMRLSITLSCPLDLTLFPMDTQRCKMQLESFGYTTDDLRFIWQSGDPVQLEKIALPQFDIKKEDIEYGNCTKYYKGTGYYTCVEVIFTLRRQVGFYMMGVYAPTLLIVVLSWLSFWINPDASAARVPLGIFSVLSLASECTTLAAELPKVSYVKALDVWLIVCLLFGFASLVEYAVVQVMLNNPKRIEAEKAKIAKAEQAEGKGGNTAKKNTVNGTGTPVHISTLQVGETRCKKVCTSKSDLRSNDFSIVGSLPRDFELSNYDCYGKPIEVNNGLGKSQAKSNKKPPPPKPVIPSAAKRIDLYARALFPFCFLFFNVIYWSIYL, encoded by the exons gaATTCCAGTCGATGTGGCGGTCAATATCTTCATTAACAGCTTTGGGTCAATTCAAGAGACAACTATG GATTACAGAGTGAACATCTTTCTAAGACAGAAGTGGAATGATCCCAGACTCAAACTGCCCAACGACTGGAGGGGTTCAGACACTCTGACAGTGGACCCAACAATGTTTAAGTGTCTTTGGAAGCCAGACTTGTTCTTTGCAAATGAAAAGAATGCTAACTTCCATGATGTCACTCAAGAAAATATCCTCCTTTTTATATTTCGGGATGGAGATGTCCTAGTCAGCATGAG attGTCTATTACTCTGTCATGCCCTTTGGACTTGACCTTATTTCCTATGGATACACAGCGCTGCAAGATGCAATTGGAAAGCT TTGGTTACACAACTGATGACTTACGCTTTATCTGGCAATCTGGAGATCCTGTACAGTTAGAGAAAATTGCTCTGCCTCAGTTTGATATTAAAAAGGAGGATATTGAATATGGTAACTGTACCAAGTATTACAAAGGCACAG gtTATTACACTTGTGTAGAAGTAATCTTCACTTTAAGAAGACAAGTTGGATTTTACATGATGGGTGTTTATGCTCCTACACTGCTAATTGTTGTTCTGTCCTGGCTATCATTTTGGATCAATCCTGATGCAAGTGCTGCAAGAGTCCCACTGG gTATTTTCTCAGTGCTCAGCTTGGCATCTGAATGTACTACTCTTGCTGCTGAACTTCCCAAAGTGTCTTATGTGAAGGCCTTAGATGTGTGGCTGATTGTTTGCCTTCTCTTTGGGTTTGCATCGTTGGTGGAGTATGCAGTGGTTCAGGTAATGCTAAACAACCCAAAGAGAATTGAAGCTGAAAAAGCCAAGATTGCCAAGGCAGAACAAGCTGAAGGAAAGGGTGGAAACACTGCCAAAAAGAACACTGTGAATGGCACAGGGACTCCTGTCCACATCAGCACTTTGCAG GTTGGTGAGACCAGATGCAAAAAAGTTTGCACTTCGAAATCTGATCTGAGATCCAACGATTTCAGCATTGTTGGAAGCTTGCCAAGAGATTTTGAATTATCAAATTATGACTGTTATGGGAAGCCCATTGAAGTCAACAATGGGCTCGGAAAGTCTCAAGCCAAGAGCAACAAGAAGCCTCCTCCTCCCAAGCCTGTCATTCCATCAGCAGCAAAGAGAATTGATCTTTATGCAAGAGCactgtttcctttttgcttcttgttcttCAACGTCATATATTGGTCCATATATTTATGA